In Phragmites australis chromosome 16, lpPhrAust1.1, whole genome shotgun sequence, one DNA window encodes the following:
- the LOC133895503 gene encoding ubiquitin-like domain-containing protein CIP73 isoform X1 gives MESSSDVQMSNCAGGSETTIEIKIKTLDSQTYNLRVNKCVPVPLLKEKIATLTGILSEQQRLICRGRVLKDDELLSAYHVEDGHTLHLVVRQPGQSATSGNSGTEANTSNSGSHRSPTVARSIVLEAVNVDRGSSELPAFAAQIIQSLLGPFSTQSSGAPAPSDTRPSEATQSSIPNNVRVELDQQQVPLLFQSEPAHGSSQPNVIPDALTTISQFIDYMRDSFRREGFNQNGQTEGNMEHRTAGSTSVGGTQNQESQPDSASTLGLPTAALLAETMHSTKQIVEQAGALLSQLSTQLGDLVNVTDSATRRNLQSSAMRSGVLLQNLGSLLLELGRTTMMLRINPASSEAVVNSGPALYISPSGPNPLMVQPVPFFPGRSVQMGPVFSSLNSQGSVLHPRDVEIHVHTSGSVPVASTNPSEPAGAQQAQQHTNRAGDASHANFGEAFTGVASVAPFSVESGVRLLPLRPVVAMPAGISRALSGSSSGVGIIYPLVTRIQQRANTNGSDERNGQSPTEPARSSTHPNQQPIPQSSQAREAGNLGSPIDVNVGSISDASPGQQNGLGPFSHLMDSLHNLFSGSLFSGENGRANGTSQQAPMTYAEQGDARNRGTPEVSVVSEEGLRFANMVQQIMPFISQIETQHQSAPPDSSSIPLQAASESSNRARDGPSDSRNSHQHNRDRIDEPNSKRQRTSD, from the exons GTGCCAGTTCCTCTGTTAAAGGAAAAAATTGCTACTTTAACTGGAATATTGTCTGAACAGCAGCGCCTGATTTGTCGCGGGAGAGTCTTAAAGGATGATGAACTCCTGTCTGCATATC ATGTTGAAGATGGCCATACATTGCATCTTGTTGTTAGACAACCAGGCCAGTCAGCTACATCAGGAAATTCAGGAACTGAAG CTAACACATCAAATTCTGGTAGCCATCGCAGTCCCACAGTGGCTCGAAGTATTGTACTTGAGGCTGTCAatgtggatcgtggcagcagtGAACTCCCAGCTTTTGCTGCCCAG ATTATCCAAAGCCTGCTTGGACCGTTCAGCACACAATCTTCG GGTGCACCAGCACCTTCTGACACCAGACCTTCAGAGGCTACACAATCTTCTATCCCAAATAATGTAAGAGTTGAACTTGACCAACAACAGGTTCCTCTACTTTTCCAGTCTGAACCGGCACATGGGTCATCACAGCCAAAT GTCATCCCTGATGCCTTGACAACTATTTCTCAGTTCATTGACTATATGAGGGACTCATTTAGGAGGGAAGGCTTTAATCAAAATG GACAAACAGAGGGTAATATGGAACACAGAACTGCAGGAAGTACTAGTGTTGGTGGTACTCAAAATCAGGAAAGCCAGCCTGATTCAGCTTCCACACTTGGGCTTCCTACTGCAGCATTGCTAGCCGAAACTATGCACTCTACTAAACAAATTGTTGAGCAGGCTGGAGCATTGCTATCT CAACTATCAACTCAGTTGGGAGATCTTGTGAATGTAACTGATTCTGCAACACGGAGGAACCTTCAGAGTAGTGCGATGCGCTCGGGTGTTCTCCTCCAGAACCTTGGTTCTTTGCTTCTAGAACTTGGTCGCACCACAATGATGCTACGTATCAATCCTGCATCT TCAGAAGCGGTTGTAAACTCTGGACCAGCTCTTTACATATCTCCATCTGGGCCAAATCCTCTTATGGTTCAA CCTGTTCCATTTTTTCCAGGAAGGTCTGTCCAAATGGGTCCAGTATTTTCTAGTCTTAATTCACAAGGCTCTGTGCTACACCCAAGAGATGTTGAGATCCATGTCCACACAA GTGGGTCTGTGCCTGTAGCCAGTACCAACCCAAGTGAACCGGCTGGTGCACAACAAGCACAGCAACATACAAATAGGGCAGGAGATGCTTCACACGCAAATTTTGGTGAAGCATTTACAGGGGTTGCAAGTGTTGCTCCTTTTTCTGTTGAGTCTGGAGTTAGACTGTTGCCACTTAGACCAGTGGTTGCCATGCCTGCTGGCATCAGTCGTGCTCTGTCAGGGTCCTCTAGTGGAGTTGGTATTATCTATCCACTGGTCACCAGAATTCAACAAAGAGCAAACACTAATGGTAGTGATGAACGAAATGGTCAATCTCCAACTGAACCTGCTCGCAGTAGCACCCATCCTAACCAGCAACCGATTCCTCAGTCATCTCAAGCTCGCGAAGCAG GTAATCTGGGATCTCCAATTGATGTCAATGTGGGAAGTATCTCTGATGCCTCACCTGGGCAGCAGAATGGCCTGGGTCCTTTTTCTCATTTAATGGACAGTCTCCATAATTTATTTTCTGGATCACTGTTCTCTGGGGAAAATGGCCGAGCAAATGGCACAAGTCAGCAAGCACCAATGACTTATGCTGAGCAGGGAGATGCTAGAAATCGTGGAACACCCGAAGTGTCAGTAGTCAGTGAGGAGGGGCTACGCTTTGCTAACATGGTCCAACAAATTATGCCATTTATCTCCCAAATTGAAACACAGCATCAAAGTGCCCCACCAGACAGTAGCAGCATTCCTTTACAG GCTGCATCTGAGAGCTCAAACAGAGCAAGGGATGGTCCAAGTGATTCCAGGAATTCCCACCAACATAACCGTGACCGAATTGATGAGCCTAATTCTAAAAGGCAAAG AACAAGTGACTGA
- the LOC133895503 gene encoding ubiquitin-like domain-containing protein CIP73 isoform X6 — MESSSDVQMSNCAGGSETTIEIKIKTLDSQTYNLRVNKCVPVPLLKEKIATLTGILSEQQRLICRGRVLKDDELLSAYHVEDGHTLHLVVRQPGQSATSGNSGTEANTSNSGSHRSPTVARSIVLEAVNVDRGSSELPAFAAQIIQSLLGPFSTQSSGAPAPSDTRPSEATQSSIPNNVRVELDQQQVPLLFQSEPAHGSSQPNVIPDALTTISQFIDYMRDSFRREGFNQNGQTEGNMEHRTAGSTSVGGTQNQESQPDSASTLGLPTAALLAETMHSTKQIVEQAGALLSQLSTQLGDLVNVTDSATRRNLQSSAMRSGVLLQNLGSLLLELGRTTMMLRINPASSEAVVNSGPALYISPSGPNPLMVQPVPFFPGRSVQMGPVFSSLNSQGSVLHPRDVEIHVHTSNLGSPIDVNVGSISDASPGQQNGLGPFSHLMDSLHNLFSGSLFSGENGRANGTSQQAPMTYAEQGDARNRGTPEVSVVSEEGLRFANMVQQIMPFISQIETQHQSAPPDSSSIPLQAASESSNRARDGPSDSRNSHQHNRDRIDEPNSKRQRTSD; from the exons GTGCCAGTTCCTCTGTTAAAGGAAAAAATTGCTACTTTAACTGGAATATTGTCTGAACAGCAGCGCCTGATTTGTCGCGGGAGAGTCTTAAAGGATGATGAACTCCTGTCTGCATATC ATGTTGAAGATGGCCATACATTGCATCTTGTTGTTAGACAACCAGGCCAGTCAGCTACATCAGGAAATTCAGGAACTGAAG CTAACACATCAAATTCTGGTAGCCATCGCAGTCCCACAGTGGCTCGAAGTATTGTACTTGAGGCTGTCAatgtggatcgtggcagcagtGAACTCCCAGCTTTTGCTGCCCAG ATTATCCAAAGCCTGCTTGGACCGTTCAGCACACAATCTTCG GGTGCACCAGCACCTTCTGACACCAGACCTTCAGAGGCTACACAATCTTCTATCCCAAATAATGTAAGAGTTGAACTTGACCAACAACAGGTTCCTCTACTTTTCCAGTCTGAACCGGCACATGGGTCATCACAGCCAAAT GTCATCCCTGATGCCTTGACAACTATTTCTCAGTTCATTGACTATATGAGGGACTCATTTAGGAGGGAAGGCTTTAATCAAAATG GACAAACAGAGGGTAATATGGAACACAGAACTGCAGGAAGTACTAGTGTTGGTGGTACTCAAAATCAGGAAAGCCAGCCTGATTCAGCTTCCACACTTGGGCTTCCTACTGCAGCATTGCTAGCCGAAACTATGCACTCTACTAAACAAATTGTTGAGCAGGCTGGAGCATTGCTATCT CAACTATCAACTCAGTTGGGAGATCTTGTGAATGTAACTGATTCTGCAACACGGAGGAACCTTCAGAGTAGTGCGATGCGCTCGGGTGTTCTCCTCCAGAACCTTGGTTCTTTGCTTCTAGAACTTGGTCGCACCACAATGATGCTACGTATCAATCCTGCATCT TCAGAAGCGGTTGTAAACTCTGGACCAGCTCTTTACATATCTCCATCTGGGCCAAATCCTCTTATGGTTCAA CCTGTTCCATTTTTTCCAGGAAGGTCTGTCCAAATGGGTCCAGTATTTTCTAGTCTTAATTCACAAGGCTCTGTGCTACACCCAAGAGATGTTGAGATCCATGTCCACACAA GTAATCTGGGATCTCCAATTGATGTCAATGTGGGAAGTATCTCTGATGCCTCACCTGGGCAGCAGAATGGCCTGGGTCCTTTTTCTCATTTAATGGACAGTCTCCATAATTTATTTTCTGGATCACTGTTCTCTGGGGAAAATGGCCGAGCAAATGGCACAAGTCAGCAAGCACCAATGACTTATGCTGAGCAGGGAGATGCTAGAAATCGTGGAACACCCGAAGTGTCAGTAGTCAGTGAGGAGGGGCTACGCTTTGCTAACATGGTCCAACAAATTATGCCATTTATCTCCCAAATTGAAACACAGCATCAAAGTGCCCCACCAGACAGTAGCAGCATTCCTTTACAG GCTGCATCTGAGAGCTCAAACAGAGCAAGGGATGGTCCAAGTGATTCCAGGAATTCCCACCAACATAACCGTGACCGAATTGATGAGCCTAATTCTAAAAGGCAAAG AACAAGTGACTGA
- the LOC133895503 gene encoding ubiquitin-like domain-containing protein CIP73 isoform X2 has protein sequence MESSSDVQMSNCAGGSETTIEIKIKTLDSQTYNLRVNKCVPVPLLKEKIATLTGILSEQQRLICRGRVLKDDELLSAYHVEDGHTLHLVVRQPGQSATSGNSGTEAIAVPQWLEVLYLRLSMWIVAAVNSQLLLPRLSKACLDRSAHNLRPSEATQSSIPNNVRVELDQQQVPLLFQSEPAHGSSQPNVIPDALTTISQFIDYMRDSFRREGFNQNGQTEGNMEHRTAGSTSVGGTQNQESQPDSASTLGLPTAALLAETMHSTKQIVEQAGALLSQLSTQLGDLVNVTDSATRRNLQSSAMRSGVLLQNLGSLLLELGRTTMMLRINPASSEAVVNSGPALYISPSGPNPLMVQPVPFFPGRSVQMGPVFSSLNSQGSVLHPRDVEIHVHTSGSVPVASTNPSEPAGAQQAQQHTNRAGDASHANFGEAFTGVASVAPFSVESGVRLLPLRPVVAMPAGISRALSGSSSGVGIIYPLVTRIQQRANTNGSDERNGQSPTEPARSSTHPNQQPIPQSSQAREAGNLGSPIDVNVGSISDASPGQQNGLGPFSHLMDSLHNLFSGSLFSGENGRANGTSQQAPMTYAEQGDARNRGTPEVSVVSEEGLRFANMVQQIMPFISQIETQHQSAPPDSSSIPLQAASESSNRARDGPSDSRNSHQHNRDRIDEPNSKRQRTSD, from the exons GTGCCAGTTCCTCTGTTAAAGGAAAAAATTGCTACTTTAACTGGAATATTGTCTGAACAGCAGCGCCTGATTTGTCGCGGGAGAGTCTTAAAGGATGATGAACTCCTGTCTGCATATC ATGTTGAAGATGGCCATACATTGCATCTTGTTGTTAGACAACCAGGCCAGTCAGCTACATCAGGAAATTCAGGAACTGAAG CCATCGCAGTCCCACAGTGGCTCGAAGTATTGTACTTGAGGCTGTCAatgtggatcgtggcagcagtGAACTCCCAGCTTTTGCTGCCCAG ATTATCCAAAGCCTGCTTGGACCGTTCAGCACACAATCTTCG ACCTTCAGAGGCTACACAATCTTCTATCCCAAATAATGTAAGAGTTGAACTTGACCAACAACAGGTTCCTCTACTTTTCCAGTCTGAACCGGCACATGGGTCATCACAGCCAAAT GTCATCCCTGATGCCTTGACAACTATTTCTCAGTTCATTGACTATATGAGGGACTCATTTAGGAGGGAAGGCTTTAATCAAAATG GACAAACAGAGGGTAATATGGAACACAGAACTGCAGGAAGTACTAGTGTTGGTGGTACTCAAAATCAGGAAAGCCAGCCTGATTCAGCTTCCACACTTGGGCTTCCTACTGCAGCATTGCTAGCCGAAACTATGCACTCTACTAAACAAATTGTTGAGCAGGCTGGAGCATTGCTATCT CAACTATCAACTCAGTTGGGAGATCTTGTGAATGTAACTGATTCTGCAACACGGAGGAACCTTCAGAGTAGTGCGATGCGCTCGGGTGTTCTCCTCCAGAACCTTGGTTCTTTGCTTCTAGAACTTGGTCGCACCACAATGATGCTACGTATCAATCCTGCATCT TCAGAAGCGGTTGTAAACTCTGGACCAGCTCTTTACATATCTCCATCTGGGCCAAATCCTCTTATGGTTCAA CCTGTTCCATTTTTTCCAGGAAGGTCTGTCCAAATGGGTCCAGTATTTTCTAGTCTTAATTCACAAGGCTCTGTGCTACACCCAAGAGATGTTGAGATCCATGTCCACACAA GTGGGTCTGTGCCTGTAGCCAGTACCAACCCAAGTGAACCGGCTGGTGCACAACAAGCACAGCAACATACAAATAGGGCAGGAGATGCTTCACACGCAAATTTTGGTGAAGCATTTACAGGGGTTGCAAGTGTTGCTCCTTTTTCTGTTGAGTCTGGAGTTAGACTGTTGCCACTTAGACCAGTGGTTGCCATGCCTGCTGGCATCAGTCGTGCTCTGTCAGGGTCCTCTAGTGGAGTTGGTATTATCTATCCACTGGTCACCAGAATTCAACAAAGAGCAAACACTAATGGTAGTGATGAACGAAATGGTCAATCTCCAACTGAACCTGCTCGCAGTAGCACCCATCCTAACCAGCAACCGATTCCTCAGTCATCTCAAGCTCGCGAAGCAG GTAATCTGGGATCTCCAATTGATGTCAATGTGGGAAGTATCTCTGATGCCTCACCTGGGCAGCAGAATGGCCTGGGTCCTTTTTCTCATTTAATGGACAGTCTCCATAATTTATTTTCTGGATCACTGTTCTCTGGGGAAAATGGCCGAGCAAATGGCACAAGTCAGCAAGCACCAATGACTTATGCTGAGCAGGGAGATGCTAGAAATCGTGGAACACCCGAAGTGTCAGTAGTCAGTGAGGAGGGGCTACGCTTTGCTAACATGGTCCAACAAATTATGCCATTTATCTCCCAAATTGAAACACAGCATCAAAGTGCCCCACCAGACAGTAGCAGCATTCCTTTACAG GCTGCATCTGAGAGCTCAAACAGAGCAAGGGATGGTCCAAGTGATTCCAGGAATTCCCACCAACATAACCGTGACCGAATTGATGAGCCTAATTCTAAAAGGCAAAG AACAAGTGACTGA
- the LOC133895503 gene encoding ubiquitin-like domain-containing protein CIP73 isoform X4 codes for MESSSDVQMSNCAGGSETTIEIKIKTLDSQTYNLRVNKCVPVPLLKEKIATLTGILSEQQRLICRGRVLKDDELLSAYHVEDGHTLHLVVRQPGQSATSGNSGTEAIAVPQWLEVLYLRLSMWIVAAVNSQLLLPRLSKACLDRSAHNLRPSEATQSSIPNNVIPDALTTISQFIDYMRDSFRREGFNQNGQTEGNMEHRTAGSTSVGGTQNQESQPDSASTLGLPTAALLAETMHSTKQIVEQAGALLSQLSTQLGDLVNVTDSATRRNLQSSAMRSGVLLQNLGSLLLELGRTTMMLRINPASSEAVVNSGPALYISPSGPNPLMVQPVPFFPGRSVQMGPVFSSLNSQGSVLHPRDVEIHVHTSGSVPVASTNPSEPAGAQQAQQHTNRAGDASHANFGEAFTGVASVAPFSVESGVRLLPLRPVVAMPAGISRALSGSSSGVGIIYPLVTRIQQRANTNGSDERNGQSPTEPARSSTHPNQQPIPQSSQAREAGNLGSPIDVNVGSISDASPGQQNGLGPFSHLMDSLHNLFSGSLFSGENGRANGTSQQAPMTYAEQGDARNRGTPEVSVVSEEGLRFANMVQQIMPFISQIETQHQSAPPDSSSIPLQAASESSNRARDGPSDSRNSHQHNRDRIDEPNSKRQRTSD; via the exons GTGCCAGTTCCTCTGTTAAAGGAAAAAATTGCTACTTTAACTGGAATATTGTCTGAACAGCAGCGCCTGATTTGTCGCGGGAGAGTCTTAAAGGATGATGAACTCCTGTCTGCATATC ATGTTGAAGATGGCCATACATTGCATCTTGTTGTTAGACAACCAGGCCAGTCAGCTACATCAGGAAATTCAGGAACTGAAG CCATCGCAGTCCCACAGTGGCTCGAAGTATTGTACTTGAGGCTGTCAatgtggatcgtggcagcagtGAACTCCCAGCTTTTGCTGCCCAG ATTATCCAAAGCCTGCTTGGACCGTTCAGCACACAATCTTCG ACCTTCAGAGGCTACACAATCTTCTATCCCAAATAAT GTCATCCCTGATGCCTTGACAACTATTTCTCAGTTCATTGACTATATGAGGGACTCATTTAGGAGGGAAGGCTTTAATCAAAATG GACAAACAGAGGGTAATATGGAACACAGAACTGCAGGAAGTACTAGTGTTGGTGGTACTCAAAATCAGGAAAGCCAGCCTGATTCAGCTTCCACACTTGGGCTTCCTACTGCAGCATTGCTAGCCGAAACTATGCACTCTACTAAACAAATTGTTGAGCAGGCTGGAGCATTGCTATCT CAACTATCAACTCAGTTGGGAGATCTTGTGAATGTAACTGATTCTGCAACACGGAGGAACCTTCAGAGTAGTGCGATGCGCTCGGGTGTTCTCCTCCAGAACCTTGGTTCTTTGCTTCTAGAACTTGGTCGCACCACAATGATGCTACGTATCAATCCTGCATCT TCAGAAGCGGTTGTAAACTCTGGACCAGCTCTTTACATATCTCCATCTGGGCCAAATCCTCTTATGGTTCAA CCTGTTCCATTTTTTCCAGGAAGGTCTGTCCAAATGGGTCCAGTATTTTCTAGTCTTAATTCACAAGGCTCTGTGCTACACCCAAGAGATGTTGAGATCCATGTCCACACAA GTGGGTCTGTGCCTGTAGCCAGTACCAACCCAAGTGAACCGGCTGGTGCACAACAAGCACAGCAACATACAAATAGGGCAGGAGATGCTTCACACGCAAATTTTGGTGAAGCATTTACAGGGGTTGCAAGTGTTGCTCCTTTTTCTGTTGAGTCTGGAGTTAGACTGTTGCCACTTAGACCAGTGGTTGCCATGCCTGCTGGCATCAGTCGTGCTCTGTCAGGGTCCTCTAGTGGAGTTGGTATTATCTATCCACTGGTCACCAGAATTCAACAAAGAGCAAACACTAATGGTAGTGATGAACGAAATGGTCAATCTCCAACTGAACCTGCTCGCAGTAGCACCCATCCTAACCAGCAACCGATTCCTCAGTCATCTCAAGCTCGCGAAGCAG GTAATCTGGGATCTCCAATTGATGTCAATGTGGGAAGTATCTCTGATGCCTCACCTGGGCAGCAGAATGGCCTGGGTCCTTTTTCTCATTTAATGGACAGTCTCCATAATTTATTTTCTGGATCACTGTTCTCTGGGGAAAATGGCCGAGCAAATGGCACAAGTCAGCAAGCACCAATGACTTATGCTGAGCAGGGAGATGCTAGAAATCGTGGAACACCCGAAGTGTCAGTAGTCAGTGAGGAGGGGCTACGCTTTGCTAACATGGTCCAACAAATTATGCCATTTATCTCCCAAATTGAAACACAGCATCAAAGTGCCCCACCAGACAGTAGCAGCATTCCTTTACAG GCTGCATCTGAGAGCTCAAACAGAGCAAGGGATGGTCCAAGTGATTCCAGGAATTCCCACCAACATAACCGTGACCGAATTGATGAGCCTAATTCTAAAAGGCAAAG AACAAGTGACTGA
- the LOC133895503 gene encoding ubiquitin-like domain-containing protein CIP73 isoform X3, with translation MESSSDVQMSNCAGGSETTIEIKIKTLDSQTYNLRVNKCVPVPLLKEKIATLTGILSEQQRLICRGRVLKDDELLSAYHVEDGHTLHLVVRQPGQSATSGNSGTEANTSNSGSHRSPTVARSIVLEAVNVDRGSSELPAFAAQIIQSLLGPFSTQSSGAPAPSDTRPSEATQSSIPNNVIPDALTTISQFIDYMRDSFRREGFNQNGQTEGNMEHRTAGSTSVGGTQNQESQPDSASTLGLPTAALLAETMHSTKQIVEQAGALLSQLSTQLGDLVNVTDSATRRNLQSSAMRSGVLLQNLGSLLLELGRTTMMLRINPASSEAVVNSGPALYISPSGPNPLMVQPVPFFPGRSVQMGPVFSSLNSQGSVLHPRDVEIHVHTSGSVPVASTNPSEPAGAQQAQQHTNRAGDASHANFGEAFTGVASVAPFSVESGVRLLPLRPVVAMPAGISRALSGSSSGVGIIYPLVTRIQQRANTNGSDERNGQSPTEPARSSTHPNQQPIPQSSQAREAGNLGSPIDVNVGSISDASPGQQNGLGPFSHLMDSLHNLFSGSLFSGENGRANGTSQQAPMTYAEQGDARNRGTPEVSVVSEEGLRFANMVQQIMPFISQIETQHQSAPPDSSSIPLQAASESSNRARDGPSDSRNSHQHNRDRIDEPNSKRQRTSD, from the exons GTGCCAGTTCCTCTGTTAAAGGAAAAAATTGCTACTTTAACTGGAATATTGTCTGAACAGCAGCGCCTGATTTGTCGCGGGAGAGTCTTAAAGGATGATGAACTCCTGTCTGCATATC ATGTTGAAGATGGCCATACATTGCATCTTGTTGTTAGACAACCAGGCCAGTCAGCTACATCAGGAAATTCAGGAACTGAAG CTAACACATCAAATTCTGGTAGCCATCGCAGTCCCACAGTGGCTCGAAGTATTGTACTTGAGGCTGTCAatgtggatcgtggcagcagtGAACTCCCAGCTTTTGCTGCCCAG ATTATCCAAAGCCTGCTTGGACCGTTCAGCACACAATCTTCG GGTGCACCAGCACCTTCTGACACCAGACCTTCAGAGGCTACACAATCTTCTATCCCAAATAAT GTCATCCCTGATGCCTTGACAACTATTTCTCAGTTCATTGACTATATGAGGGACTCATTTAGGAGGGAAGGCTTTAATCAAAATG GACAAACAGAGGGTAATATGGAACACAGAACTGCAGGAAGTACTAGTGTTGGTGGTACTCAAAATCAGGAAAGCCAGCCTGATTCAGCTTCCACACTTGGGCTTCCTACTGCAGCATTGCTAGCCGAAACTATGCACTCTACTAAACAAATTGTTGAGCAGGCTGGAGCATTGCTATCT CAACTATCAACTCAGTTGGGAGATCTTGTGAATGTAACTGATTCTGCAACACGGAGGAACCTTCAGAGTAGTGCGATGCGCTCGGGTGTTCTCCTCCAGAACCTTGGTTCTTTGCTTCTAGAACTTGGTCGCACCACAATGATGCTACGTATCAATCCTGCATCT TCAGAAGCGGTTGTAAACTCTGGACCAGCTCTTTACATATCTCCATCTGGGCCAAATCCTCTTATGGTTCAA CCTGTTCCATTTTTTCCAGGAAGGTCTGTCCAAATGGGTCCAGTATTTTCTAGTCTTAATTCACAAGGCTCTGTGCTACACCCAAGAGATGTTGAGATCCATGTCCACACAA GTGGGTCTGTGCCTGTAGCCAGTACCAACCCAAGTGAACCGGCTGGTGCACAACAAGCACAGCAACATACAAATAGGGCAGGAGATGCTTCACACGCAAATTTTGGTGAAGCATTTACAGGGGTTGCAAGTGTTGCTCCTTTTTCTGTTGAGTCTGGAGTTAGACTGTTGCCACTTAGACCAGTGGTTGCCATGCCTGCTGGCATCAGTCGTGCTCTGTCAGGGTCCTCTAGTGGAGTTGGTATTATCTATCCACTGGTCACCAGAATTCAACAAAGAGCAAACACTAATGGTAGTGATGAACGAAATGGTCAATCTCCAACTGAACCTGCTCGCAGTAGCACCCATCCTAACCAGCAACCGATTCCTCAGTCATCTCAAGCTCGCGAAGCAG GTAATCTGGGATCTCCAATTGATGTCAATGTGGGAAGTATCTCTGATGCCTCACCTGGGCAGCAGAATGGCCTGGGTCCTTTTTCTCATTTAATGGACAGTCTCCATAATTTATTTTCTGGATCACTGTTCTCTGGGGAAAATGGCCGAGCAAATGGCACAAGTCAGCAAGCACCAATGACTTATGCTGAGCAGGGAGATGCTAGAAATCGTGGAACACCCGAAGTGTCAGTAGTCAGTGAGGAGGGGCTACGCTTTGCTAACATGGTCCAACAAATTATGCCATTTATCTCCCAAATTGAAACACAGCATCAAAGTGCCCCACCAGACAGTAGCAGCATTCCTTTACAG GCTGCATCTGAGAGCTCAAACAGAGCAAGGGATGGTCCAAGTGATTCCAGGAATTCCCACCAACATAACCGTGACCGAATTGATGAGCCTAATTCTAAAAGGCAAAG AACAAGTGACTGA